One genomic segment of Arthrobacter sp. zg-Y1110 includes these proteins:
- a CDS encoding SPOR domain-containing protein has translation MTDYWFNVVTHEVEEGPQSDWTKLLGPYPTREEAELALQKVQARNKAWDADED, from the coding sequence ATGACCGATTACTGGTTCAACGTAGTGACCCACGAGGTGGAGGAGGGCCCGCAGTCGGACTGGACAAAGCTGCTGGGGCCGTACCCCACCCGCGAGGAAGCCGAGCTCGCGCTGCAGAAGGTGCAGGCACGGAACAAGGCCTGGGACGCCGACGAAGACTAG